agtctccaataagttatatagctgcaagatggaggagaacagttctgtcagtgagcatatactcaaaatgtctgggtataataatcacttgattcaatagggagttaatcttccagatgattgtgtcattgacaaaattctccaatcactgccacctagctacaagagcttcgtgatgaactataatatgcaagggatgaataagactattcccgagctcttcgcaatgctgaaagctgaggtagaaatcaaaaaggagcatcaagtgtttatggtcaacaagaccactagtttcaagaaaaagggcaaagggaagaagaaggggaacttcaaaaagaacagcaagcaagttgctgctcaagagaagaaacccaaatcaaggacctaagcctgaaactgagtgcttctactgcaagaagactggtcactggaagcggaattgccccaagtatttggcggataagaaggatggcaaggtgaacaaatgtatatgcaatatacatgttattgatgtgtaccttactaatgctcgcaatagcacctgggtatttgatactggttctgttgctaacatttgcaactcgaaacagggactacggattaagcgaagattggctaaggacgaggtgacgatgcgcgtgggaaatggttccaaagtcgatgtgatcgcgatcggcacgctacctctacatctaccttcgggattaatattagacctaaataattgttatttggttccagcgttgagcatgaacattatatctggatcttgtttgatgcgagacggttattcatttaaatcagagaataatggttgttctatttatatgagtaaaatcttttatggtcatgcacccatgaagaatggtctattcttattaaatctcgatagtagtgacacacatattcataatgttgaaaccaaaagatgcagagttgataatgatagtgcaacttatttgtggcactgccgtttaggtcatatcggtataaagcgcatgaagaaactccatactgatggacttttggaaccacttgattatgaatcacttggtacttgcgaaccgtgccttatgggtaagatgacaaaaacaccgttctccagtactatagagagagcaacagatttgttggaaatcatacatacagatgtatgtggtccgatgaatgttgaggctcgtggcggatatcgttattttctcaccttcacagatgacttaagcagatatgggtatatctacttcatgaaacataagtctgaaacatttgaaaagttcaaataatttcagagtgaagttgaaaatcatcgtaacaagaaaataaaattcctacgatctgatcttggaggagaatatttgagttatgagtttggtgtacatttgaaacaatgcggaatagtttcacaactcacgccacccggaacaccacagcgtaatggtgtgtccgaacgtcgtaatcgtaccttacttgatatggtgcgatctatgatgtctctaactgatttaccgctatcgttttggggttatgctctagagacggccacattcacgttaaatagggcaccatcaaaatccgttgagacgacgtcttatgaactgtggtttggcaagaaaccaaagttgtcgtttctgaaagtttggggctgtgatgcttatgtgaaaaagcttcaacctgataagctcgaacccaaatcggagaaatgtgtcttcataggatatccaaaggaaactattggatacaccttctatcacagatccgaaggcaagacttttgttgctaaattcagaaactttctagagaaggagtttctctcgaaagaagtgagtgggaggaaagtagaacttgatgaggtaactgtacctgctcccttattggaaagtagtacatcacagaaaccagtttctgggacacctacaccaattagtgaggaagctaatgatgatgatcatgaaactttagaacaagatactactgaacctcgtagatcaaccagagtaagatctgcaccagagtggtacgataatcctgttctggaagtcatgctattagatcatgatgaacctgcgaactatggagaagcgatggtgagcccagattccgcaaaatggcttgaagccatgaaatctgagatgggatccatgtatgagaacaaagtgtggactttggttgacttgcccaaagatcggcaagcaattgagaataaatggatcttcaagaagaagactgacgctgacggtaatgttactgtctacaaagctcgacttgtcgcaaaaggttttcgacaagttcaagggattgactacgatgagaccttctcacccgtagcaatgcttaagtctgtccgaatcatgttagcaatcgccgcattttatgattatgaaatttggcaaatggatgtcaaaattgcattcctgaatggatttctggaagaagagttgtatatgatgcagccggaaggttttgtcgatccaaagggagctaacaaagtgtgcaagctccagcgatccatttatggactggtgcaagcctctcggagttggaataaacgctttgatagtgtgatcaaagcatttggttttgtacagacttttggagaagtctgtatttacaagaaagtgagtgggagctctgtagcatttctaatattatatgtagatgacatattactgatcggaaatgatatagaatttctggatagcataaagggatacttgaataagagtttttcaatgaaagacctcggtgaagctgcttacatattgggcattaagatctatagagatagatcaagacgcttaattggactttcacaaaggacataccttgacaaaattctgaagaagttcaaaatggatcaagcaaagaaaggattcttgcctgtgttacaaggtgtgaaattgagtaagactcaatgcccgaccaatgtagaagatagagagaaaatgaaagatgttccctatgcttcagccataggctctatcatgtatgcaatgttgtgtaccagacctgatgtgtgtcttgctataagtctagcagggaggtaccaaagtaatccaggagtggatcactggacagcggtcaagaacatcctgaaatacctgaaaaggactaaggatatgtttctcatatatggaggtgacaaagagctcattgtaaatggttatgttgatgcaagctttgacactgatccagacgattctaaatcgcaaactggatacgtgtttacattaaacggtggagctgtcagttggtgcagttctaaacaaagcgttgtggcgggatttacatgtgaagcagagtacatagctgcttcagaagtagcaaacgaaggagtctggatgaaggagttcatatccgatctaggtgtcatacctagtgcatcgggtccaatgaaaatcttttgtgacaatactggtgcaattgccttggcaaaggaatccagatttcacaagagaaccaagcacatcaagagacgcttcaattccatccgggatctagtccaggtgggagacatagagatttgcaagatacatacggatctgaatgttgcagacccgttgactaagcctcttccacgagcaaaacatgatcagcaccaaagctccatgggtgttagaatcattactatgtaatctagattattgactctagtgcaagtgggagactgaaggaaatatgccctagaggcaataataatgttattattttatttccttatatcatgataaatgtttattattcatgctagaattgtattatccgaaaacataatacttgtgtgaatacatagacaaactaaacgtcactagtatgcctctacttgactagctcgttaatcaaagatggttatgtttcctaaccatagacatgtgttgtcatttgattaacgggatcacattattaggagaatgatgtgattgacatgacccattccattagctttgcacccgatcgtttagtgtgttgctattgctttcttcatgacttatacatgttcctatgactatgagattatgcaactcccgtttgccagaggaaaactttgtgtgctaccaaacgtcacaacgtaactaggtgattataaaggagctctacaagtgcatccaaaggtaaatgttgggttggcgtatttcgagattaggatttgtcactccgattgtcggagaggtatctctgggccctctcggtaatgcacatcacataagccttgcaagcattgcaactaatgagttagttgtgagatgatgtattacggaacgagtaaagagacttgtggtaacgagattgaactaggtattaagataccgacgatcgaatctcgggcaagtaacataccgatgacaaagggaacaacgtatgttgttatgcggtctgaccgataaagatcttcatagaatatgtgggagccaatatgagcatccaggttccgctattggttattgaccggagacatgtctcggtcatgtctacattgttctcgaacccgtagggtccgcacgcttaaggtttcgatgacagttatattatgagtttatgagttttgatgtaccgaagttagttcggagtcccggatgtgatgacggacatgacgaggagtctcgaaatggtcgagacataaagattgatatattggacgactatattcggacaccggaagtgttccgggtgatttcggagaaaaccggagtgccggagggttaccggaaccccccgggagaagtaatgggccttatgggccttagtggagagagagaggggcgaccagggtgggccgcgcgccccctccccctctggtccgaattggactaggagagggggggggcggcgcccccctttccttctccctctcccccttcctttccccctcctagtaggagtaggaaggaggggagtcctactcctactaggaggaggactcctcctccttggcgcgccatagggccggccggcctcctccccttgctcctttatatacaggggcaggcggcacccctagacacacaagttgatccacgtgatcgttttcttagccatgtgcggtgcccccttccaccatactcctcgataatattgtagcggtgcttaggcgaagccctgcgatggtagaacatcaagatcatcaccacaccgtcgtgctgacggaactcttccccgacactttgctggatcggagtccggggatcgtcatcgagctgaacgtgtgctaaaactcagaggtgccgtagttttggtgcttgatcgatcgggccgtgaagacgtacgactacatcaaccgcgttatcataacgcttccgttgttggtctacgagggtacgtagatcacactctcccctctcgttgctatgcatcaccatgatcttgcgtgtgcgtaggaatctttttgaaattactatgttcccaacaCTATTCAGCCAGTGGCGAGCTGGTtctttgagctttaatgggaggtatttgatagcatggaggtcatctcctcgggccatgtggatgtggagaataaaatcttcgatccacactgcgGGATCAGTTGTTCTGTCGtacgattcaatattgacgggtttgaacCCCTCGAGGAATTCGTGATCcggcacctcatctgtgaagcagagagggtgtgcggcgcctctatatcgggccgtgtCACGACGCACCTCCGATGAAGTTCATCtgcggttatcggcccgggtgtgactaggtttgtcacgtccgaataggtagccgtcatcccgagtcgggaagcgtcatcgtgatccgtagattgatctggtgtgtctTGCTCTGCTGTCTAGATCCCGTCGAAGGTTGTGTGTATGGTCTCGAGCTGTTCTGTCCCTGTTTTTGCGAAGCGGTGGGGCGGgctgttgttcggcctgagttgtcgctttatcccgaccgcggggtggtcggtctgccataCTATCCTGACCGCGTGGTGGTCAGTCCGCATTGCGTGAGGGCGGTATGGGATCCGGTGcttcctcatcgaactgaggtagcagtctgcgctttgggtaactcttgactGGGCGCTCGagaccgtattcttcggctgccaggacatcagtccacctgtcgatgagcaggtcttgatcagcctggagctgctgctgcttctttttcaggcttctggcagtagctattagctggcgcttgaagcgttcctgctcTAGGGGTGCCTCAAGTACGATGAAATCTTCGctgccgaggctctcctcatctTCGGAGACTGGACAATAACTATCATCATCTGAGTTATTGGGTGTGGCCTGTTTATTAGGGGCATCTTgcccgttgtcttgttcctcctaTTCGGACGCAGCTCCAACAGGGTCTTTATTGTTTTCGGCGTCGTCCGGAGTACCATTTTCTCCGGTGCAAGTGTTGTCATCTTTTGAGCgacgaggcttagagcggcgtttagggcgccggcgcctggactgtgtctcagaaggtttatcCGTGACTGGATCCCCTTTGTTATCGTCGCTAGTTTCTTTAGATGCgtcgaccatgtacacatcgtatgaagaggtggttgtccaacgTCTAGTAAATGGTGAGTTTTGGCCTTGTTCCTGGTCGGCATCAATACCGGCCCAGTAGATAATAGGACGGACGCCCGagaaccccttagtccaggactccctcaaaaagCTTCTAGTTGCCATGGCAAAAACACATCTTTTTAATAACAACAGAATTACATGGCGACATACGCATTTCTTTTTAAACAAAGAAAGGGGCTCCGGGCCGCCTTTATATTTCAAAACAGGCCGCAGCCTGACAAACAAAGTATAATTACACGAAGCTTGCGGGGTGCACTTTAGTGCAAGTCCACAAGAGCTGACAGAAGAGAGAGTCAGGGGCAAGCAGAAAACAGAAGAGAACATCAGGGATAAAGCTATGTGATTATGTGGCTAAAAGATTGCCCCAAAACATGAGGTCCTCTTTATCCTGCTGTTTTGTGGCTCTGCagcaccaaaggtggatcaaatccgcaacagagAAGCGCATGTAGGATTCAGTCCATGAACGTGAGTTAAAGATTCAATCATTTCTCGCGTTCCAGAGAGTGATGGCACAAGCTACAAAAGCCACATTCCATTTGCGCCTGAACCTTACGTGAGTAACAGCTTGTTGAACAAATGATAGTATGTCAGGCGATCTACAAGCTAGAGGTGCCAGGTGCAGCCGATGCCAGagggtcactactaggaaaaaggctactactatcgacttagtagtagcgtgggtttatacccctcgctactactatcgacttagtagtagcgcgggttttatacccctcgctattaCTGTGGCCTTTCCTGAGGGCATGGtgaagaccacttagtagtagcgcgggtttatacccctcgctactgctatcaacttagtagtagcacgagttttatacccctcgctactactaattagtagtagcgcctcCTTGTAGACCGCGCTACTGATaagcttctgtgtataaggttttccctagtagcggGTAGACGCTGCCCTGCAATGCAGcattatatgatgaactgattccaCCGTAGGACAGAGATCACAGTCCGCGCTTGGAGCAATAGCCACCCAATGTTTCTTGACCATGTTGTGCTTTTGAGCTGACCCCAAAATGCTAACCAGAGAAAGGTTTTGTGCTTCAGGGGGATCAGCGCATCCCAAACCCAATCATGGAAAGCACAGTTAACACCCCGAAAGGTCAGCAGCCGATAAAAATATCTTGTATTGATCTGCTTAGCAAACACGGATGGAGTACGCACGTCCTTGCGCGAACCATCAGGAGTTATATGTGCAATGAGTTGACGCAGCAGTAGGAGTTCATGCTCAGCAGTGTGGGAAAGATAGGGGTGGAGTTGCACTGACCAGGCGCCATCCAAGAATTGTGAGCTAACCGAGCAACAACGGTTCTTGGCAAAGGAATAGAGGACTGGTAGCAGCAAGTGGAGTCTGCCAGCTTCGAGCCATAAATCGCGCCAAAAAGATACGAGATCGCCAGAGCCCAGAGTGCACTGCGAAGAGTTTATGACCAGGGGGATATGATCCTTGAAATCGCGCCACAGGGTTGTATCTCTGCTGCTAGTCCCAAAAGGTATGGCTTTCTTACAATATTGCAAAGCAAACCACTGATGGCAGTGAATATCAGAAGACTGTAGAATCTTGGAAAGAAACTTGCATAGCATTGCATGGTTATGGGCTTGCAGATTTCTCACATCCAGGACTCCATTCCGTTGGTGAAGAGTGACCTTGTCCCAAGCTACTAGACACTGGTCACCCTTAACTTCGTTCTTGCCTTGCCAAAGAAAAGCACGCGGAAGACTTTCAAGCGAGCTAATGGACTCCTTAGGCCATGGGAAGCATGTCATGAAATAGCTAGGTATGCCAGCCAACACAGAGTTTACAAGCGTGAGCCTCCCTCCCAGAGTTAAAAAAGTGGCCAACCAGCCCAAGAGCCTGTGGTCAACTTTATGAATAACTGGCAATAGCATCCCACGCGTGATCTTGTTTAGAGACAGGGGCAGCCCAGGATATGTGCATTTAGTTGCCATGGCAAACACAAAACAAAATTACATGGCAATTATAAGCTTCTAGTTGCCATGAGAAAACACATATATTCATAACAACCGGAATTACATGGCAAACATAAGTTTATGGTTGCCATGACAAAACATATCTATTAAATTAACAAAAAATATGGCAACGCATCATAAATTTACATGGAAACACAAACCTTCTTTTTATTTCCACGACAACACATCATGGAAAAACCTATACTTTTACATTGACAAAGTAAATCACGCAAAAAACTATTGTGCATCCCCTGGGTCATGGAACGGCAATTGAAGCAGCACACTGGAAAAATGAAGCACAAAAGTTGAGCGAAGTGCTACATGCATGGGATGGAGGTAGCACCGCTGCTTTGGGCAGTGCGTCGCTGTAGTGGTCGAGCTCAAGCAGCCCAGCAGGAGGCAAGGGAGCTCGCGTTTGTGACCACCACACTAGGGAGCGACAAAATGCGTGGTGGTGGACATCGTCGCCGCAGGCTTCGTCGACGTGTAGCCCTCTTCCTGCAGCTTCGGCCTCTCCCTCGGCTAGATTCGGCAGTCGACCCCCGCCATTGATCCCACGTCGGTGGCGCCGGCCTCCGGTGGATCCCACGACCACTGATTCATTTGGACGGCAGGGGAAGTGGGCGACCCTACTAGTCTGTTGATACCGCAACGACATGCCCACGCACATACGCCACCTTCGGCTTCAGAATCGACACAATGCACCCAGGAATCTTACCCCTAGCACCTCAGCTCAGTGGCTGGCAACCACCACGCACACGACGACGCTCTCTTCGGCGTCGTCGACACATCACCGCCCATCGGGATTGTCGCCGAGTACCGCCTCCACCCACCATCGCTGAGGGTTCAAATTAAACCCGGGCATGGACAGCCCGACCCAGTCAACCCGGCCCGAAATCCCGACATCCGGGCCAGGCTCGGTCTCAGCTTTTTCGCCCAAAGCCTGGCCCGAAAGCCCGAAAATAGGCTTGAACAGGGTATAAATCATTACTTTATGCAAAGTATAGGTATACTATATATTTTAAATATCCCAAAAATTATTATTTTAATTTTAAAAGGACATTGTTCATGTGATTTGAGCCGGGCTGGGCCGGGCTCAGGCTTGAAATTTTGCCATCGGGCTTTATAAAGCCTAACCCGAATTAAGCCCAACTCGACGAATGGCCAAGTTTATTTTAAATAACGGGGTTCTTGCCgctcctcgtctccgtcgccgcacgCCTCCTCTCTGAtgtcccccctccccccccctcccTCGTTGTCGGCCGCCTCCCCGCCATTTGTCCCGTGCACGAGGAGAAATGGTGAGTGAGTGTCGTTGGGGAATGGACAAAGGGATGAGGGAGAGAGGTGCGGTCGTTCGCGATGATGCCTTATTTTTTCGAACGGAGACAAAAACGTGACGTGGCGCTCCTGATTGCTTTAAGATTTGTGCATGACATCCAACGGCGCTGAGCACGTTCGGGCTGAGAGGCCAGAAATCTGACGTTTGGGATACATATCAATTCTGAAAAGAGAAAAAAACGAGTACCATCGCGGTCGCCGCCGACACGGCCCGTGTCTCCACACCGGAATCGATGACCCCTCCGCAACAACCGCCGCACGCATGGCCATGTGCCCACCTTCACCGTGTAGACATCGCGTAGTAGTAGCTCACCCTCCCTCACAGTCACAGTCACCGCTCATCATTCCGCTGGTCCTACCATACATACTCTATGACACCTACCCGCACCTCCCCCGTGGGCGCCAAGTTGCTATCAGCTCCCTGATCAGTTCGCGCCAAACCCAAAGGGGAACAGCTCCGGCACCGACCGGGGGAGGACGGACGACGACCCGGGCGGGCAATGAGCAGTTGCTCCCGCGTCGCGCCGTGCACAGCTGGAACGAAAGGGACCCCAAACCAACaagaaccagatctgaatctcacggggaagaaaaaaaaatagaacatCAAGTTTGTCTGACTGACTCAGCACTTGATTCAGGTTCCAGAAATGCTTATTGATTTGCATTTGCAATGTGTTACAGAACATGTACATTTTGCCAGTTCAAGATCCACGGGCTACATTACATTGTAGGGACGGATGTATCCAAGAAAAGACTCGGAAAAACACAAGAAAGAAGAGCGGAAGAAATATACATCTGGTCCCTGAACAGTGCGCATCACTCGCTGCTGGATCATCTGCGATCGTTcagacaaaacacacacacacacacacgccgtGCTATATGCTGCTAGTATCTTACAAACAATTCGGTTTATTGCCGCGTCCAAGAAGATATAGTTCGTAGCCATCGATCGAGCCATGTCTACCTTCACTTTCGGCACGAATGTCGGCGTCCGAATCCATGCGTGCGCCGGCGCAGCAGCTAGCATCTGGCGTCGACGTCGCCGTTGTCGAAGTTCTGAGCGTAGCTGACGGAGTCGTACCTGAAGTCCTGCGCCGCGACGCCCCCGAGCGGGCGGCCGTCGCGGCCGAGGAGGCGGCGCACCTCGGCGCGTGCCTTGTAGAAGACGTGCCGGAGCGTGCCGCGGCAGTGGCACCCGAGCAGGGCGGCCTCGTCCTCGCTCATCTCGAGGCCACGCGCGAAGGAGGGCTTCCGGGTCATCACCCAACCGAGCCCCCACTCCCACCACTGCCgcaccgcgcccgc
This portion of the Triticum dicoccoides isolate Atlit2015 ecotype Zavitan chromosome 7A, WEW_v2.0, whole genome shotgun sequence genome encodes:
- the LOC119332089 gene encoding uncharacterized protein LOC119332089, whose protein sequence is MATDAILETIKPRRSPWLEDLPVTNGGAAKGGKVDLSGMRRRVSSSLSLSLQPLSSSSSAAFRRARSMPSIKALAAAGAVRQWWEWGLGWVMTRKPSFARGLEMSEDEAALLGCHCRGTLRHVFYKARAEVRRLLGRDGRPLGGVAAQDFRYDSVSYAQNFDNGDVDARC